One part of the Planctomycetaceae bacterium genome encodes these proteins:
- a CDS encoding DUF6603 domain-containing protein has product MTPQLGQVVFSGAFPVPDFLASGELTGEVGTAANTIGLKASRSASDSRQLDFPNPLIAWDAARLAVYVLKSWIAQRAAANEEFFKRINNHLFPMLGDPAGVIAAFPLVAPMKTPPNFDAWRSTVLTTNNSATGALTFLWHLRALLTGNENPSFLDGSFFFPLTGAPQAGVPPVLADAAGNYARPTGTNGAWVGLLTPPSEPANTFTLVLDLETTAPARTCRIPLGRFDGATFTRPNLDASWHDIVQFIAAGAGLSIGNELLTAAVDGAGFKLSLLRTTVVGSGLAGFDGNYDLSLRLETGKPPEFVLGTPALNIVFPPEANAPEQLLGDIVIWALKAAAPNTDLGQLITTAADFINAEVTGGSPDAVVLLTRVAGVAGQGQEIELALSSDASLDIGVQNGKVVVGVEFGPIEDEDVPIFVGRLKGGVTVNPSSATVLDGFTLGFENLRLSNTGNGSGIVASLIPDMRPMPGFHLSATYAAPGSLKVTGGGKIPIQRTIGPLEIAALLVDVREESMAVGLDLGFELGPIAVAAYELGLRFRFGDGDVEPFLHGLGLSMDTGVLRLAGFFAAVENNGQTDYVGGAVVSVAGYFELSAIGGYTQLPDDTASLFIFASLVAPLGGPPWFFITGVAGGFGFNRSLPAPGLLLDHPFLKVMRGEISIGGGNAAEDLKSLSVHFAAVKGQNWIAGGIQFTAFGFINGKVVVAIGFGRGFSIQILGMASFGIEPLCYFEIGIEVTADEEKFIMRARLSPNSYVIHRDIFSLQGDFALCAWYREPHKGDFLFSIGGYHPLFAKPEHYPELIRVGAKAVIYSVVHLSVETFFCCTPQALMAGAKVSLWGEFAGIEAGLDVYVDVLMKWDPFFLRARLGVHIWFVFFGRHEIGVDLDVWTPEFGGNARIDLALVEFDVDFGKKQHEPPPPPLSDFLSRQIGVPATSWNGGARTAAFSTAAGAGLFRVEFLTGRSGKLPPDDEDKEKQEGLDPAQPVRLAPEFSFLVRTRLPIGKLDTSTDPLPSISGEIDLPLCTGPGSNWLDRPTTLAIGASKINQAKRQWLADYFPQANFGDPVPEAQVSERDTISNIKTNEPSIALIEGMIVRYEPVIPATPPLTAPTGEPSDPDDSYPVPLGAPVGGGVSLGAIKQRYSFGNAAAITLKLSSGIQRRSAALADLRARKRRPLTVNLRTAELQRLSKLSAGIVLTVAGIGAGDFPVMSPPASPARPAEMFAVQLRTLPTRSNEPVQKRQMETLTPPTLLKQTTLTPQDGVRDRFQAALRVPAGQVSMIELGGEPRGGSLQFSGEQSTRAILFDRGGAVVTDSTVRGSAALKLSSKAARAVLIGEGRSNEPTAVGVERESILLAVGSRQFVGHGCVVGVCSGFDLAVSPMDSLPGAELFEHASMLHVSFASAGRAGGSLVLKLVPAVDQPGPAAEQLRWMSENASLKSLIPVVSAGRVAMVMSARATSPWSVTVDIGPDWKFDGIVFIPRSSRLVAADLQRDRNWDLVDDAMPVDRRNLVTSVSLEVTA; this is encoded by the coding sequence GTGACTCCGCAGCTTGGACAGGTCGTATTCAGCGGTGCGTTTCCGGTTCCCGACTTCCTGGCATCCGGTGAATTGACGGGGGAAGTCGGCACGGCCGCAAACACGATCGGTCTGAAGGCCAGCCGATCGGCGAGCGATTCGCGCCAGCTTGATTTTCCGAATCCACTGATTGCCTGGGACGCCGCGCGGCTGGCGGTGTATGTGCTGAAGTCGTGGATCGCGCAGCGTGCTGCGGCCAACGAGGAATTCTTCAAACGGATCAATAACCACCTGTTTCCAATGCTCGGAGATCCGGCGGGCGTGATTGCCGCGTTTCCGCTGGTCGCGCCGATGAAGACTCCTCCCAACTTCGACGCATGGCGATCTACGGTGCTGACCACCAACAACAGCGCCACCGGTGCGCTGACGTTCCTGTGGCATCTGCGAGCCTTGTTGACGGGCAACGAGAATCCCAGTTTTCTCGACGGATCGTTCTTCTTTCCGCTGACAGGTGCCCCGCAGGCCGGTGTGCCGCCCGTGCTGGCCGATGCCGCGGGCAACTACGCTCGACCGACCGGGACGAATGGTGCCTGGGTCGGTCTGCTGACTCCGCCGAGCGAACCGGCGAACACCTTCACGCTGGTTCTCGATCTGGAAACGACCGCTCCGGCTCGCACGTGCCGCATTCCGCTGGGACGCTTCGACGGCGCTACGTTTACGCGCCCGAATCTGGATGCAAGCTGGCATGACATTGTGCAGTTCATCGCCGCGGGGGCCGGACTTTCGATTGGCAATGAACTGCTGACGGCCGCCGTCGACGGTGCGGGCTTCAAACTGAGTCTGTTGCGCACAACCGTCGTGGGATCCGGACTTGCCGGGTTTGACGGCAACTATGATCTGTCATTGCGGCTGGAAACCGGCAAGCCGCCGGAGTTCGTGCTGGGCACTCCCGCGCTGAACATCGTGTTTCCGCCGGAAGCGAATGCTCCTGAGCAGTTGCTGGGCGACATCGTCATCTGGGCATTGAAAGCCGCCGCGCCGAACACGGATCTCGGCCAGTTGATCACAACCGCGGCGGACTTCATCAACGCGGAAGTGACCGGCGGCAGTCCGGATGCTGTTGTCCTGCTGACAAGAGTCGCGGGCGTCGCCGGGCAGGGACAGGAGATCGAGCTGGCTCTGTCTTCGGACGCGTCGCTGGACATCGGTGTCCAGAACGGGAAGGTCGTTGTTGGTGTCGAGTTCGGTCCGATTGAAGACGAAGACGTACCAATCTTCGTGGGACGGCTGAAGGGCGGAGTCACCGTCAATCCGTCGTCGGCGACCGTGCTGGACGGATTCACGCTGGGGTTTGAGAATCTGCGGCTGAGCAACACCGGCAACGGGTCCGGGATTGTTGCCTCGCTGATTCCCGACATGCGGCCGATGCCGGGATTCCATCTGTCGGCAACGTACGCCGCGCCCGGTTCGCTTAAGGTGACAGGCGGCGGAAAGATCCCGATCCAGCGCACGATCGGCCCGTTGGAAATCGCGGCGCTGCTCGTGGACGTGCGCGAAGAATCGATGGCCGTCGGACTTGATCTGGGCTTCGAACTCGGGCCGATTGCGGTGGCCGCCTATGAACTGGGGCTCAGATTTCGTTTCGGCGACGGAGACGTGGAACCGTTCCTGCACGGCCTTGGTCTGTCGATGGACACCGGCGTGCTGCGACTGGCGGGATTCTTCGCCGCCGTCGAAAACAACGGCCAGACCGACTACGTAGGCGGCGCGGTGGTGTCCGTCGCCGGGTATTTTGAACTGTCGGCGATCGGCGGATACACGCAGCTTCCGGACGATACTGCATCGCTGTTCATCTTCGCGTCGCTTGTGGCACCGCTGGGCGGACCACCGTGGTTCTTCATCACCGGAGTCGCCGGTGGTTTTGGATTCAATCGATCGTTGCCGGCTCCCGGACTTCTGCTCGATCATCCGTTTCTGAAAGTCATGCGGGGCGAGATTTCGATCGGCGGTGGCAATGCGGCGGAAGACCTGAAATCGCTGAGCGTGCATTTTGCCGCGGTGAAGGGGCAGAACTGGATTGCCGGCGGCATTCAGTTCACGGCGTTCGGTTTCATCAACGGCAAAGTTGTTGTGGCGATCGGATTCGGCCGCGGGTTCTCGATTCAAATTCTCGGCATGGCGTCCTTCGGCATTGAGCCGCTGTGTTATTTCGAAATCGGCATTGAGGTCACGGCGGACGAAGAGAAATTCATCATGCGGGCGCGGCTGTCGCCGAACAGCTACGTCATTCACCGCGACATCTTCAGTCTGCAGGGCGACTTCGCGCTGTGCGCCTGGTACCGGGAACCTCACAAGGGCGACTTTCTGTTTTCCATCGGCGGCTATCACCCGCTGTTCGCAAAGCCGGAACATTATCCGGAACTGATTCGCGTTGGCGCGAAGGCCGTCATCTACAGCGTTGTGCATCTGTCGGTGGAAACGTTTTTCTGCTGCACACCGCAGGCGCTGATGGCCGGAGCGAAGGTTTCGCTGTGGGGCGAGTTCGCAGGTATCGAAGCCGGCCTGGACGTCTATGTCGATGTGCTGATGAAGTGGGATCCGTTCTTCCTGCGCGCAAGGTTGGGTGTTCACATCTGGTTTGTGTTCTTCGGCAGGCACGAAATCGGTGTCGATCTGGATGTCTGGACTCCGGAATTCGGCGGTAACGCCAGGATCGACCTTGCACTGGTCGAGTTCGACGTGGACTTTGGCAAGAAGCAGCATGAGCCTCCTCCTCCGCCGTTGTCCGATTTTCTTAGTCGACAGATCGGCGTTCCGGCCACGTCGTGGAACGGTGGTGCTCGTACGGCGGCGTTCAGCACGGCGGCCGGCGCGGGATTGTTTCGCGTTGAGTTCCTCACGGGACGTTCCGGCAAACTGCCGCCGGATGATGAGGACAAGGAAAAGCAGGAAGGACTCGACCCAGCCCAGCCGGTGCGGCTGGCTCCGGAATTCAGTTTTCTGGTACGCACCCGTTTGCCGATCGGAAAGCTCGACACGTCGACGGATCCGCTGCCTTCAATCAGCGGAGAAATCGATCTGCCGTTATGCACCGGACCGGGCAGCAACTGGCTCGATCGACCGACAACCCTGGCCATCGGTGCATCGAAGATCAACCAGGCAAAACGTCAGTGGCTTGCCGACTATTTTCCGCAGGCGAACTTCGGTGATCCTGTGCCCGAAGCGCAGGTCAGCGAACGTGACACGATTTCGAATATCAAGACGAACGAGCCGTCGATCGCACTGATCGAAGGCATGATCGTCCGGTACGAACCTGTCATTCCCGCGACCCCGCCGCTGACGGCACCGACGGGAGAACCTTCGGACCCGGACGATTCGTACCCCGTCCCGCTGGGGGCACCTGTCGGCGGCGGAGTTTCGCTGGGGGCGATCAAACAGCGTTATTCGTTCGGCAATGCTGCTGCCATCACTCTGAAGTTGTCTTCCGGCATCCAACGCCGCAGCGCAGCTCTGGCGGACCTGCGAGCCCGTAAGCGTCGGCCGCTGACTGTGAATCTTCGAACGGCGGAACTGCAGCGGCTGTCAAAGCTGTCTGCCGGAATCGTGCTGACGGTTGCCGGAATCGGTGCGGGCGATTTTCCCGTGATGTCACCGCCTGCGTCGCCCGCTCGACCCGCCGAAATGTTTGCGGTCCAACTGAGAACTCTGCCGACGCGTTCCAACGAACCTGTGCAGAAACGGCAGATGGAAACGCTGACGCCGCCGACGTTGCTGAAACAAACGACGCTGACGCCGCAGGACGGAGTGCGCGACCGGTTCCAGGCCGCGTTGCGAGTTCCCGCCGGCCAGGTGTCAATGATCGAACTCGGAGGTGAGCCGCGCGGCGGGTCGCTGCAGTTCAGCGGTGAACAGTCAACTCGCGCCATCTTATTCGATCGCGGCGGCGCCGTTGTGACCGATTCGACGGTGCGAGGTTCCGCGGCTCTGAAGCTGTCGTCGAAGGCCGCGCGAGCCGTGCTGATCGGCGAGGGCCGTTCGAATGAACCGACTGCGGTCGGTGTCGAACGCGAATCGATTCTGCTGGCCGTCGGCAGCCGGCAATTCGTCGGACACGGCTGCGTTGTCGGCGTGTGTTCCGGATTCGATCTGGCTGTCAGCCCGATGGACAGTCTGCCCGGCGCGGAGCTGTTCGAACACGCGTCGATGCTGCACGTGTCGTTCGCCAGCGCTGGCCGCGCGGGAGGTTCGCTGGTGCTGAAGCTGGTGCCTGCCGTCGATCAGCCTGGCCCCGCAGCGGAGCAGCTGCGATGGATGAGCGAAAACGCCAGCCTGAAGTCGCTGATCCCCGTCGTGTCGGCCGGTCGTGTCGCGATGGTGATGTCGGCTCGAGCGACGTCGCCCTGGTCCGTCACTGTGGACATCGGCCCCGATTGGAAGTTCGACGGCATCGTATTCATTCCGCGATCGTCACGGCTGGTGGCGGCCGATTTACAGCGCGACCGCAACTGGGATCTTGTCGACGACGCGATGCCCGTGGATCGCAGAAACCTGGTTACGTCCGTCAGCCTGGAGGTCACGGCATGA
- a CDS encoding DUF1592 domain-containing protein, which produces MTGRKHSRSFMWILAVGMLLSGVSRPAVAADETAATSNDQPQRVQSGLLAIYDFRMEAGDIVSDRSGAVPPTDLKIASVDAVRRSDGALEIVGETIIRSAAPPRRLIEAIRRTGELTIEAWIRPADASQKGPARIVTLSKNGSERDFTLGQDGNRYDIRLRTRETSTNGIPSVSSPPQSLTAEVTHVVYTRSLSGEARIFLNGELAEQGHVFGRTSNWNDSYLLALANEHSNDRPWKGTYYLVAVYSRDLLTEEVVQNFRAGPDATAVPVQPLARDERAHVFETQVAPLLAKHCLECHDAANRSGGLNLSRQKSALAGGDNGRVIVPGMAASSPLWAAVESESMPLERAPLSSEEKQILRQWIDDGASWTLDTIDPAVYAHDGPAGENWLRRLTIPEYIESVRSTVGVDISKEARELLPPDLRADGFSNTAYNLNVDLKHVDAYGQLAQVIVERMDINAFALKFSSSRRFTDDDMGDLISRMGRWLLRGPLDDREVIAFRGISTTTASTGGDFEEAVGLIVEAMLQSPRFLYRMETQAGDGERWPVSEFELASRLSYTIWGGPPDQELLRAADMGELDGENIRRQIDRMLDDPRAVTRSLQFASEWLNLTRLNNLQPNRDRFPDWNAALADDMRRETLAFFEDVVWTQNRPLSDLLNAQVTFLTPRLAKFYNIPNADSLREGGESAADDVVARYDVSSVPGRGGLLTHGSILTVGGDDASMVARGLFVMHDLLRGVVRDPPPCVDTTPVPTKAGLTQRGISEGRLANGSCRGCHVKFEPLAFGLENFDGLGAFHEQDEHGNVLRSDGEILFPGAEAPVAYSTAADLADLLAASDRVKETITWKLTQFALGRPLTSADARTVNEIHRQALANGGTYRNLLTEILMSDLVQMTATEVMRPAEQ; this is translated from the coding sequence ATGACCGGACGAAAGCACTCACGAAGTTTCATGTGGATTCTGGCGGTCGGAATGCTGCTGAGTGGCGTCTCGCGGCCTGCCGTCGCTGCCGATGAAACGGCCGCCACATCGAACGATCAGCCACAGCGTGTGCAATCGGGACTGCTGGCGATCTACGATTTTCGGATGGAAGCTGGTGACATTGTCAGCGATCGTTCCGGAGCCGTGCCGCCGACGGATCTGAAAATCGCCAGTGTCGACGCCGTCCGCCGATCAGACGGGGCGCTTGAGATCGTCGGCGAAACCATCATTCGTTCCGCAGCTCCTCCGCGGCGTCTGATTGAAGCGATTCGGCGAACCGGCGAATTGACGATCGAAGCGTGGATTCGTCCGGCCGACGCTTCGCAAAAGGGACCGGCGCGAATTGTGACACTGTCAAAAAACGGCAGCGAACGTGACTTCACGCTGGGGCAGGACGGAAACCGCTACGACATCCGGCTGCGCACTCGCGAAACCAGCACCAACGGCATTCCGTCCGTCAGTTCGCCGCCGCAGAGTCTGACCGCGGAAGTGACTCACGTTGTCTACACGCGCAGCCTGTCCGGCGAGGCTCGCATCTTTCTGAACGGGGAACTCGCCGAACAGGGACACGTCTTCGGACGCACCTCCAACTGGAATGATTCCTACCTGCTGGCTCTGGCGAATGAACATTCCAACGATCGGCCGTGGAAGGGCACGTATTACCTGGTGGCCGTCTACAGCCGCGATCTGCTGACCGAAGAAGTGGTGCAGAATTTTCGAGCGGGCCCTGACGCCACAGCGGTTCCTGTCCAGCCGCTGGCGCGCGACGAACGAGCACACGTCTTCGAAACTCAGGTGGCTCCGCTGCTGGCGAAGCACTGTCTGGAATGTCACGACGCGGCGAACAGATCCGGCGGGCTGAATCTTTCCCGGCAAAAGTCGGCGCTGGCTGGTGGAGACAACGGCCGCGTGATTGTTCCCGGAATGGCCGCGAGCAGTCCGTTGTGGGCGGCGGTGGAAAGTGAATCGATGCCGCTGGAACGTGCGCCTCTGTCGTCGGAAGAAAAGCAGATCCTGCGCCAATGGATCGACGACGGAGCTTCCTGGACGCTGGACACGATCGATCCGGCCGTCTACGCCCACGACGGTCCGGCCGGCGAGAACTGGCTGCGGCGGCTGACAATTCCGGAATACATCGAATCCGTTCGCAGCACCGTCGGCGTTGATATTTCGAAGGAAGCCCGCGAACTGCTGCCACCCGATCTGCGTGCCGACGGATTCAGCAACACGGCTTACAACCTGAATGTGGATCTGAAGCATGTCGACGCCTACGGCCAGCTCGCTCAGGTCATTGTCGAACGCATGGACATCAACGCGTTTGCTTTGAAGTTTTCGTCATCGCGACGCTTTACCGACGATGACATGGGCGACCTGATTTCCCGGATGGGCCGCTGGCTGTTGCGCGGCCCGCTGGACGATCGGGAAGTGATCGCCTTCCGCGGAATTTCCACAACGACGGCCAGCACCGGCGGCGACTTTGAAGAGGCTGTCGGTTTGATTGTCGAAGCCATGCTGCAGTCGCCGCGATTTTTGTATCGCATGGAAACTCAGGCCGGTGACGGTGAACGCTGGCCGGTTTCGGAATTCGAACTGGCGTCACGGCTGAGCTACACGATCTGGGGAGGACCGCCGGATCAGGAACTTCTGCGAGCCGCCGACATGGGAGAACTCGACGGTGAAAACATCCGCCGGCAGATTGATCGCATGCTGGACGATCCGCGAGCCGTCACGCGTTCGCTGCAATTCGCTTCCGAATGGCTGAACCTGACTCGGCTCAACAACCTGCAGCCGAACCGCGACAGGTTCCCCGACTGGAACGCCGCGCTGGCCGATGACATGCGACGGGAAACTCTGGCGTTTTTCGAGGACGTCGTGTGGACGCAGAACCGTCCGCTGTCCGATCTGCTGAATGCTCAGGTCACGTTTCTGACGCCGCGGCTGGCGAAGTTCTACAACATCCCTAACGCCGACTCCCTGCGCGAAGGCGGTGAGTCCGCGGCTGATGATGTCGTGGCAAGATACGATGTGTCGTCAGTGCCGGGCCGCGGCGGCCTGCTGACTCACGGCAGCATTCTGACTGTCGGCGGTGACGATGCGTCGATGGTTGCACGCGGTCTGTTTGTGATGCATGACCTGCTGCGGGGAGTTGTCAGGGATCCTCCGCCCTGCGTCGACACGACTCCCGTTCCGACGAAAGCCGGACTGACGCAGCGCGGGATCTCCGAAGGTCGACTGGCCAACGGAAGTTGCCGCGGCTGTCATGTGAAGTTCGAACCACTGGCCTTCGGTCTCGAAAACTTCGACGGCCTGGGAGCGTTTCATGAACAGGACGAACACGGCAACGTCCTGCGTTCAGACGGAGAAATCCTGTTTCCCGGAGCCGAAGCGCCGGTGGCGTACTCCACTGCCGCCGACCTGGCGGACCTGCTGGCGGCCAGTGATCGCGTTAAGGAAACGATCACCTGGAAGCTGACACAATTCGCTCTCGGCCGCCCGCTGACCTCCGCAGATGCTCGCACCGTGAACGAAATTCACCGGCAGGCACTGGCAAACGGCGGCACGTACCGGAACCTGCTGACCGAAATCCTGATGAGCGACCTGGTGCAGATGACGGCGACCGAAGTCATGCGTCCCGCCGAGCAGTAA
- a CDS encoding SDR family oxidoreductase, which produces MAAPTEQPKVALITGSGRPRVGNVIARHLAARGYSIAIHFHSSGKYAVRTVDELRTAGTTCQAFQADVSDEVDVDRMFGSVRQHFGRLDLLVTTSSVWKKTPLSDVNADDIRRSFDVNTLGTFFCARAAGLIMAKQPEGGSIVTIGDWAIARPGIGFAAYYLAKGSIPTLTRMLAVELAALNPKVRVNCIHPGPVMFPPSSSEDEQRSLIDATLVKHADCPESIASAVEFLANNTFITGACIPVEGGRSIFSPGDAIERGV; this is translated from the coding sequence ATGGCTGCGCCGACCGAACAACCGAAGGTCGCGCTGATTACCGGCAGCGGGCGTCCCCGCGTCGGCAACGTGATCGCGCGGCACCTGGCGGCTCGGGGATATTCGATCGCGATCCACTTTCATTCATCCGGCAAATATGCCGTACGCACTGTTGACGAACTTCGAACGGCAGGAACGACGTGCCAGGCGTTTCAGGCGGACGTCTCCGATGAAGTCGACGTCGACCGAATGTTCGGTTCCGTTCGGCAGCACTTCGGCCGGCTGGACCTGCTGGTAACAACGTCATCTGTCTGGAAAAAGACACCGCTGTCGGACGTGAACGCCGACGACATCCGCCGCAGTTTCGACGTCAACACGCTGGGCACGTTTTTTTGCGCGCGAGCCGCCGGGCTGATCATGGCGAAACAGCCGGAAGGTGGTTCGATCGTCACCATCGGCGACTGGGCCATCGCGCGTCCGGGCATCGGATTCGCCGCCTACTATCTGGCGAAGGGCAGCATTCCCACGCTGACACGGATGCTGGCCGTCGAACTGGCGGCGCTGAACCCGAAGGTGCGAGTCAACTGCATTCATCCGGGACCGGTCATGTTCCCGCCGTCGTCGTCCGAAGACGAACAGCGGTCGTTGATCGACGCGACACTTGTGAAACACGCCGACTGCCCGGAATCCATCGCCTCGGCGGTGGAGTTCCTGGCGAACAACACGTTCATCACCGGAGCCTGCATTCCTGTGGAAGGCGGCCGATCGATCTTCTCCCCGGGCGACGCGATTGAACGCGGAGTGTAG